The following proteins are co-located in the Macadamia integrifolia cultivar HAES 741 chromosome 3, SCU_Mint_v3, whole genome shotgun sequence genome:
- the LOC122073619 gene encoding protein AE7-like 1, producing MTLGLINANPIVHAKKERIARTEDLHGDDAVDPLEIYDFVRDIRDPEHPYSLEQLSVLSEESVTVDEKLGRILITFTPTIQHCSMAPVIGLCLRVKLMGCFPPHYKVDIKVSPGSHANEESVNKQLNDKERVAAALENPNLRQLVDECLYSNEL from the exons ATGACGTTGGGGCTGATCAATGCTAATCCGATCGTACACGCCAAGAAGGAGAGGATCGCTCGTACTGAAGATCTCCACGGCGATGATGCTGTTGATCCTCTCGAAATCTATG ATTTCGTGAGGGATATTAGAGACCCTGAACATCCTTATTCCCTTGAACAGCTGAGCGTTCTATCTGAGGAATCCGTTACAGTCGATGAGAAGCTCGGACGCATTCT GATAACCTTCACCCCTACTATACAGCATTGTAGTATGGCACCAGTGATTGGTTTATGTCTTCGTGTTAAGCTGATGGGGTGTTTCCCTCCACATTACAAG GTTGATATTAAAGTCTCACCTGGCTCTCATGCAAATGAAGAATCAG TTAATAAGCAGCTGAATGATAAAGAAAGAGTTGCTGCTGCACTGGAGAATCCCAACCTTCGCCAACTTGTGGATGAGTGCCTCTACTCCAATGAACTCTAG
- the LOC122073617 gene encoding uncharacterized protein At1g01500-like, producing MDCSYETMNEDELADSGRKIIRQSPYQACSKLSLPWFELRVFYVRISNFEVDDLTPEYLRLNHIPLNPDTLLEFNNVKGSISTEGVTSLLRRDRVDKKSEEVTFVSTDSTRMTGSVKFDVYDTDDLLLSGVLEMSNGFTGESKNHCKRWTMTCQSHVVSGTCFLKEKQHMGLELPSPTIEVYVAGCFSGTPIILTKTLQLCPRKKTTRKGMLGSIPEYETTEGKKDDPSELDYQIVEYHCKPESLDDYNDPYSRAEYIESDEGELSWFNAGVRVGVGIGLGICLGLGIGVGLLVRTYQATTRNFKRQLV from the exons ATGGATTGTTCTTATGAGACCATGAACGAGGATGAATTGGCGGATTCTGGTCGCAAGATCATCAGACAGTCCCCTTACCAAGCCTGCAGCAAGCTATCGTTGCCTTGGTTTGAACTGAGGGTATTCTATGTGAGGATTAGCAATTTTGAGGTTGATGATTTGACCCCTGAGTATCTCAGACTCAATCATATCCCGCTGAACCCAGACACCCTCCTTGAATTTAACAATGTGAAAGGCAGCATCTCTACAGAAGGCGTGACCTCCCTACTTAGAAGGGATCGAGTCGATAAGAAATCAGAGGAAGTCACATTTGTGAGCACAGATAGTACAAGGATGACTGGGAGTGTAAAGTTTGATGTCTATGACACAGATGATCTTTTACTCTCTGGGGTCTTGGAGATGTCTAATGGCTTTACTGGGGAATCCAAAAACCATTGCAAGAGATGGACCATGACTTGTCAATCACATGTGGTTTCAGGCACATGCTTCTTGAAAGAAAAACAACACATGGGTCTTGAGTTACCTTCTCCAACCATCGAGGTTTATGTGGCTGGTTGTTTTTCTGGTACTCCTATTATCTTGACAAAAACCCTGCAACTATGTCCCCgaaagaagaccactaggaagGGTATGTTGGGTTCAATCCCCGAGTATGAGACAACTGAGGGCAAGAAAGATGATCCATCTGAACTTGATTACCAG ATTGTAGAATACCATTGCAAACCAGAAAGCTTAGATGATTATAATGATCCATACTCAAGGGCGGAATACATAGAGAGTGATGAAGGTGAACTCTCATGGTTCAATGCTGGAGTCAGGGTTGGTGTTGGGATTGGCCTCGGCATATGTCTGGGACTTGGGATAGGAGTAGGTTTGCTGGTTCGCACATACCAAGCAACCACCAGAAACTTCAAAAGGCAGCTGGTGTAG
- the LOC122073618 gene encoding agamous-like MADS-box protein AGL61, with amino-acid sequence MEMKHEKKQGKGRRKIEIKKIEIKKSRFVTFSKRRVGIFSKASELSILCGAEIAVLIFSPTGKKVFNYGSPSFTSVLDRFLNHQNSAPSPSVAASAGAGAGDVDALQLEYMELLKQLEAEKIRSSELIKKPSEEEEPRWWEAPIHPDMGLVELQRLKKSIVELRDNVAERVSKLMATNPVSSAPSPSLSELELDHSANAAVPVPNPSYDDDDDDISSIFFPLEYDDFTMGDLLDFSASGGPFLQD; translated from the coding sequence ATGGAGATGAAGCATGAGAAAAAGCAGGGGAAGGGTCGCCGGAAGATTGAGATAAAGAAGATTGAAATCAAGAAAAGTCGATTTGTCACCTTCTCCAAACGGAGAGTTGGGATTTTCAGTAAGGCCAGCGAACTCAGCATCCTCTGTGGTGCCGAGATTGCCGTCCTTATCTTCTCTCCTACTGGGAAGAAAGTTTTCAATTACGGCAGCCCTTCTTTCACATCTGTTCTGGACAGGTTTCTCAACCATCAGAACTCTGCTCCATCACCATCTGTGGCCGCCAGTGCCGGTGCTGGTGCGGGAGACGTTGACGCTCTGCAGTTGGAGTACATGGAGCTGCTGAAACAGTTGGAAGCAGAGAAGATCCGATCCTCTGAACTCATCAAGAAACcctcagaagaagaggaaccaCGGTGGTGGGAAGCACCAATCCATCCTGATATGGGATTGGTTGAGCTTCAACGGTTGAAGAAGAGTATTGTGGAGCTCCGAGACAACGTGGCCGAACGGGTTAGTAAATTAATGGCCACCAACCCTGTCTCATCTGCTCCATCTCCTTCCTTAAGcgaattggaattggatcatTCTGCAAATGCTGCTGTACCAGTTCCCAATCCcagttatgatgatgatgatgatgatatttctTCAATCTTCTTCCCACTCGAATATGACGATTTTACTATGGGAGACCTGCTGGATTTTTCTGCTAGTGGCGGGCCTTTTCTGCAAGATTGA